In the genome of Cellvibrio sp. KY-YJ-3, one region contains:
- the msrA gene encoding peptide-methionine (S)-S-oxide reductase MsrA: MTIQNIVLGGGCFWCIESVFNNIIGVHSAMSGYAGGQDDHPTYEKICTGNSGHAEVVKVSYDSSVISLEELLKVFFTIHDPTTLNRQGNDIGSQYRSVIFYNSEEERQVAEQLIMDLNRQAIFQNKIVTQLEELKTFFPAEDYHQEYFKKNPGNPYCQYSIPPKKKKILEKFPDYLK, translated from the coding sequence ATGACTATTCAGAACATAGTGCTTGGTGGTGGTTGTTTTTGGTGTATTGAATCAGTTTTCAATAACATTATTGGTGTTCATTCGGCTATGTCTGGTTATGCCGGTGGGCAAGATGATCATCCCACTTATGAGAAAATCTGTACGGGTAACTCAGGGCACGCCGAAGTGGTGAAGGTTAGTTACGATTCTTCGGTGATCAGTTTGGAAGAGTTGTTAAAGGTATTTTTTACTATTCATGACCCTACCACCTTGAACAGGCAGGGTAATGATATTGGGAGCCAATACCGATCTGTAATATTTTATAACAGTGAAGAAGAGCGGCAGGTGGCAGAACAACTGATTATGGATCTCAATAGGCAGGCTATATTCCAAAATAAAATTGTTACTCAACTTGAAGAGCTTAAAACATTTTTTCCCGCTGAGGATTATCATCAAGAGTATTTCAAAAAAAATCCGGGAAATCCCTATTGTCAGTATTCGATTCCTCCCAAGAAGAAAAAGATACTTGAAAAATTTCCTGATTATTTGAAATAG
- a CDS encoding Crp/Fnr family transcriptional regulator produces the protein MTKNINLEPQKPEHNYILAALEQDELNRLSKNLEPVNLKLGDVLYGPNQNITSAFFPTTSIISLQYIMDTGASAESAEVGNEGMLGLPILLGGNTTPNTAIVQTAGHAYRLDQNILKEEFNAAGKMQRLLLRYTQAMMTQMFQTAVCNRHHTVEQQLCRWLLLTVDRIPSGELLMTQELVANMLGVRRESVTEAAKNLQNAGCIRYRRGHISVLDRQKLERSVCECYSVVKEEFHRLMSSVR, from the coding sequence ATGACTAAAAATATCAACCTTGAACCTCAAAAACCCGAGCACAACTATATTCTTGCAGCGCTAGAACAAGATGAGCTTAATCGGTTGAGTAAAAACCTTGAGCCGGTGAATTTAAAATTGGGTGACGTACTTTACGGGCCAAATCAAAACATCACATCCGCCTTTTTTCCCACAACGAGCATTATTTCATTGCAGTATATTATGGATACCGGTGCCAGCGCCGAGTCCGCCGAGGTTGGCAATGAAGGTATGTTAGGCCTACCTATATTATTGGGCGGAAACACCACACCAAACACCGCCATAGTTCAAACAGCGGGCCACGCCTACCGCCTAGATCAAAATATATTAAAAGAAGAATTTAACGCTGCTGGAAAAATGCAACGACTTTTATTGCGATACACCCAGGCAATGATGACGCAAATGTTTCAGACCGCGGTTTGTAACCGCCACCATACGGTGGAACAACAGCTTTGCCGCTGGTTATTGTTGACGGTAGATCGCATTCCGTCGGGGGAGTTACTAATGACGCAGGAATTAGTAGCTAATATGCTCGGTGTGCGCCGGGAAAGTGTTACAGAAGCTGCGAAAAACCTGCAAAATGCCGGCTGCATACGTTATCGGCGGGGTCACATATCCGTTTTAGATCGGCAAAAACTGGAACGCAGCGTCTGTGAATGCTATTCAGTAGTAAAAGAAGAGTTCCATCGGCTCATGTCGAGTGTACGTTAG
- a CDS encoding response regulator encodes MNITKQDILNASILIVDDQEANVALLETLLSDAGYTNVSSTMNPTEVGSLYRKNSYDLILLDLQMPEMDGFQVMECLKVNMENDYLPVIVLTAQPGHKLRALECGAKDFISKPIDVVEVKTRIHNMLEVRLLYKKMADYNRLLEETVQERTAELRESEARFRSLTELASDWYWEQDENGKFTKVSGPVLEMLGIQVDSFSDNELDTYSTNNKELTGWNEDERRELQEIIAARQPFIDFSFSRTTPTGERNFYRVSGTPMFDHTSRFIGYRGIGIQCKEMP; translated from the coding sequence ATGAACATAACTAAGCAAGATATTCTTAATGCCAGCATTCTAATTGTTGATGATCAAGAAGCGAATGTGGCTCTGCTGGAAACATTGCTCAGTGATGCAGGCTATACCAATGTGAGTTCTACAATGAACCCAACGGAGGTGGGATCGCTTTACCGAAAAAATTCTTACGATTTAATTTTGCTTGATTTACAAATGCCGGAAATGGACGGATTTCAGGTAATGGAATGTCTGAAAGTGAACATGGAGAATGACTACTTACCCGTTATCGTATTGACCGCACAGCCGGGCCACAAATTGCGGGCACTGGAATGTGGAGCGAAAGATTTCATCAGCAAACCAATTGATGTGGTGGAAGTTAAAACACGAATTCACAACATGCTTGAGGTTCGTTTGCTGTATAAAAAAATGGCCGATTACAACCGCCTGCTGGAAGAAACGGTACAAGAACGCACTGCAGAATTACGCGAAAGTGAAGCGCGCTTTCGCAGCCTTACCGAACTGGCATCTGACTGGTATTGGGAACAGGATGAAAATGGAAAATTCACCAAAGTATCAGGCCCTGTATTGGAAATGCTGGGAATTCAAGTGGATTCATTCTCCGATAATGAGCTGGACACCTACTCCACCAACAATAAAGAATTAACAGGATGGAATGAAGACGAACGCAGAGAATTACAAGAGATTATCGCCGCACGCCAACCGTTTATCGATTTTTCATTCAGCCGCACAACACCAACCGGTGAACGCAATTTTTACCGGGTCAGCGGCACCCCTATGTTTGATCACACCAGCCGTTTTATTGGCTATCGCGGAATTGGAATACAGTGCAAAGAAATGCCTTAA
- a CDS encoding PAS domain S-box protein — translation MKAKVTRRNMFLLSVPTIIVIAIAATLFWFFEKMKTADNVRMKTTLAIGSAQKIISLLVDSEMGTRGYILTYDEQFLKPYLETKDTIENEIRRLRAISSTAETKSQVDKIAHHIKEELDFLETTISDSGKEHSNDIILRFTNGEGTKRMNNLRTALNEYQQLQNNKLQHYRSEHRKYMSYLFAFIVLVSIFLLLFAQAFAYGIYRNIHQRLMNLIHLETKRSLDKQEAMNQQLNLAYITVQDSERKFEVTLNSIADAVIATDCEGSVTLMNHVAEELTTFTIGVAAGNSICKYFHIVDKETRDPILNPVLETLLHGSTQGGNNNLLMLPDGTEYNIAHSCAPIRDRDGQIIGAVLVFRNITAENAAQQALLDSTARIKTILDTVIDGIVTFNARTQIIESVNTATEKIFGYKAAELVGKKISILVPELDGSKGALDYYQTSLEERSRGIVQEVIGQQKDGQFLPLEIAVNEMRLGGERYLACVLRNITARKHAEALMLESEYRYRNLFETIDEGFCVAEIIYKDGQPVDQLFLEINPSFEKHSGFKNAQGKYVSEFIPDLGADLFAVYDQVLQTGEPIRFEYQVSSIQRWFDIYTCRLGKQSNNKVAILFTDVTQRKVSEQALRESDQRVRLATEATGVGIWELNLANNRMRWDTQMFRIYGLEPTPDGIVNRDVWPKHLLPDDQIEQENWDKAIHMQRGGSREFRIKQSGTNAIRHIRSVETLRTDEKGKVESIVGTNLDITDIKRTEETLRESERHLRAVINALPVAIYATDAEGKLTHFNQTAVDFSGCIPDLGSDKWCKELRLFHSDGSPMPYDECPMAIALRKGRALFGVEAIAERPDKSRVNFVAHPTPLRDTAGNIVGGINMLIDITERKRLDQVLLENNIELNKAKNLAEKANRAKSDFLSNMSHELRTPLNAILGFAQLIDASNPPITAAQKRSVLQILQAGWYLLDLINEILDLTLIESGRLSLSMEIISLPELMRECKAMVEPQALRRNITLNFPEFHSVFTVKADNTRLKQVLINLLSNAIKYNRPSGKVIVTCEKRGTESVRINVEDTGEGLSSEQLSQLFQPFNRLGKENSNEEGTGIGLVMTKRLIKLMNGNISVKSEIGRGTVFTIELLPGEDIRKVSVNNESLLIPKPHKQNNSSKSTLLYVEDNPANLALVEDIMAAQTDFCLLTARDGFAGVEMARLAQPDIILMDINLPGMSGIEALKVIAQDPLTSHIPVIALSANAIPHDIENGLEAGFFRYLTKPIRINEFLCTLDDARELTQIKTTTRNKRTEHEHN, via the coding sequence ATGAAAGCAAAAGTTACCCGAAGGAATATGTTTTTACTCAGCGTGCCCACTATTATCGTAATAGCTATAGCGGCAACACTTTTCTGGTTTTTTGAGAAAATGAAAACAGCCGATAATGTGCGCATGAAAACCACGCTGGCTATTGGCAGTGCACAAAAAATAATATCGCTCTTAGTTGATTCTGAAATGGGAACCCGTGGATACATTTTGACCTATGACGAACAATTCCTAAAACCCTATTTAGAAACCAAAGACACTATAGAAAATGAAATTAGGCGTTTACGTGCAATATCCAGCACAGCAGAGACAAAGTCACAAGTAGATAAAATTGCCCACCATATAAAAGAAGAATTGGATTTTTTGGAGACCACCATTTCAGATAGTGGAAAGGAACATTCAAACGATATCATACTGCGGTTTACCAATGGTGAAGGCACCAAGCGGATGAATAACCTGCGCACCGCACTCAATGAGTATCAACAGCTTCAAAACAATAAGCTTCAGCACTACAGAAGCGAACATCGCAAATACATGAGTTATCTATTTGCCTTTATTGTGTTAGTAAGTATATTTTTATTATTGTTTGCGCAAGCGTTTGCTTATGGAATTTATCGCAATATTCACCAGCGCTTGATGAACCTTATCCATTTGGAAACAAAACGTTCATTAGACAAACAAGAAGCCATGAACCAACAATTAAACCTGGCTTATATTACCGTACAAGATAGCGAAAGAAAATTTGAGGTAACGCTTAATTCCATCGCCGATGCGGTTATAGCAACGGATTGTGAAGGCTCTGTGACCTTAATGAATCATGTTGCCGAAGAGTTAACAACCTTCACTATTGGGGTCGCTGCAGGCAACTCAATTTGCAAGTATTTCCACATTGTGGATAAAGAAACACGCGATCCCATCTTAAACCCCGTATTAGAAACCCTATTGCATGGCTCCACCCAAGGCGGAAACAATAATTTATTAATGTTACCGGATGGTACTGAATACAATATCGCTCATAGTTGTGCGCCAATTCGCGACCGCGACGGTCAGATTATTGGGGCGGTATTGGTGTTCCGCAACATCACCGCAGAGAATGCGGCGCAACAAGCCCTGCTCGATAGTACAGCGCGAATTAAAACGATATTGGATACGGTAATAGATGGAATTGTTACATTTAATGCGCGCACCCAAATAATTGAAAGCGTAAATACAGCAACCGAAAAGATCTTTGGTTACAAAGCGGCAGAATTGGTAGGTAAAAAAATAAGCATCCTTGTTCCAGAATTGGATGGTTCTAAAGGTGCTCTTGATTATTATCAAACCTCGCTTGAAGAGCGTAGCCGGGGAATTGTTCAAGAAGTTATCGGGCAGCAAAAAGACGGGCAATTTCTACCCCTGGAGATCGCCGTTAATGAAATGCGGTTGGGCGGAGAACGCTATTTAGCCTGCGTATTACGCAATATAACAGCGCGCAAACACGCAGAAGCCTTAATGCTTGAATCTGAATATCGTTACCGGAATTTATTTGAAACAATCGACGAAGGGTTTTGTGTAGCCGAGATTATTTACAAGGATGGCCAGCCAGTCGATCAATTATTCCTCGAAATAAATCCATCCTTTGAAAAACATAGCGGCTTTAAAAATGCACAAGGAAAATACGTAAGCGAATTCATTCCCGACTTGGGCGCCGATCTATTTGCGGTTTACGATCAGGTACTGCAAACCGGAGAACCCATTCGCTTCGAATACCAGGTTTCATCCATTCAGCGCTGGTTCGATATCTACACTTGCCGTTTGGGAAAACAAAGCAACAATAAAGTCGCAATTTTATTTACCGACGTTACACAACGAAAAGTTTCAGAGCAAGCACTGCGCGAAAGTGACCAACGGGTTCGCTTGGCAACCGAGGCGACCGGTGTAGGCATATGGGAGTTAAACCTCGCCAATAACCGCATGCGCTGGGACACACAAATGTTCCGTATTTACGGTTTAGAGCCAACGCCTGATGGAATTGTAAATCGCGACGTATGGCCAAAACATCTTTTACCCGACGACCAAATCGAGCAGGAAAATTGGGATAAAGCAATCCATATGCAAAGAGGAGGTAGCAGAGAATTCCGCATCAAACAGAGCGGAACCAACGCGATTCGCCATATTCGCTCTGTTGAAACCCTGCGCACGGATGAAAAAGGCAAAGTCGAATCAATTGTGGGCACCAATCTTGATATTACTGACATTAAACGAACGGAAGAAACGCTTAGGGAAAGTGAACGTCATTTGCGCGCAGTTATTAACGCACTCCCCGTCGCCATATACGCCACTGATGCCGAGGGTAAGCTCACACATTTTAATCAGACTGCAGTTGATTTTTCGGGTTGTATACCGGACTTGGGAAGTGACAAGTGGTGCAAAGAGTTGCGCTTATTTCATTCCGATGGATCACCCATGCCTTACGACGAATGTCCCATGGCAATCGCTCTGAGAAAAGGCCGCGCCCTCTTTGGTGTGGAAGCAATTGCCGAGCGACCGGATAAATCCCGCGTAAACTTTGTGGCCCACCCGACCCCTTTGCGCGACACCGCCGGTAACATTGTTGGCGGCATAAATATGCTGATAGACATTACAGAACGAAAACGTCTTGATCAGGTATTGCTGGAAAATAATATTGAACTAAACAAGGCGAAAAATCTGGCCGAAAAAGCTAACCGTGCAAAATCCGATTTTCTTTCCAATATGAGCCATGAACTCCGCACACCATTAAATGCAATATTGGGGTTTGCTCAACTAATTGATGCCAGTAACCCGCCAATCACTGCTGCGCAGAAACGCAGCGTATTACAAATTCTTCAAGCAGGATGGTACCTGCTGGATTTAATTAACGAAATTCTGGACCTTACTCTCATCGAGTCCGGCCGACTTTCTTTATCGATGGAAATTATTTCACTTCCTGAACTTATGCGTGAATGCAAAGCCATGGTTGAACCGCAAGCACTGCGCCGCAATATCACCTTGAACTTCCCTGAATTCCATTCAGTATTTACCGTGAAAGCGGATAATACCCGTTTAAAACAAGTGCTTATTAACCTTCTATCCAATGCCATCAAATACAACCGCCCTAGCGGAAAAGTAATAGTAACCTGTGAAAAACGTGGAACAGAGTCTGTACGAATTAATGTAGAGGACACAGGTGAAGGTTTATCATCAGAACAACTTTCACAGTTATTCCAACCTTTTAATCGCCTTGGAAAAGAAAATAGTAACGAAGAAGGAACAGGCATAGGTTTAGTGATGACCAAACGCCTAATTAAATTAATGAATGGAAATATCTCTGTTAAAAGCGAAATAGGAAGAGGAACTGTATTCACCATCGAATTATTGCCGGGTGAGGATATTCGCAAAGTATCGGTTAATAATGAATCTCTACTGATTCCCAAACCTCATAAACAAAATAACTCATCAAAAAGCACCCTGCTCTATGTAGAGGATAACCCGGCCAATCTTGCATTGGTAGAGGACATAATGGCAGCACAAACTGATTTTTGCCTGCTAACCGCACGCGACGGTTTTGCGGGTGTTGAGATGGCCCGCTTGGCGCAACCTGACATCATACTCATGGATATAAATTTGCCTGGAATGAGTGGCATTGAGGCGCTCAAAGTAATTGCCCAAGACCCACTAACATCTCACATTCCAGTTATTGCCTTGAGTGCCAACGCCATTCCCCACGATATTGAAAATGGACTTGAAGCAGGATTTTTTCGCTATCTCACTAAACCCATTCGAATTAACGAATTTTTGTGCACGCTCGATGACGCACGCGAGCTTACACAGATAAAAACAACCACGCGTAACAAGAGGACAGAGCATGAACATAACTAA
- a CDS encoding PRC-barrel domain-containing protein — MNYETRDTYGMYKNTYDNGPGPRLMGADTLIGNDVCNLAEEDIGDIKEIMLDVGTGNIEYAVLSFGSFLGMGEKLFAVPWSALKLDTENKRFLLDIDKERLQNAPGFDKDNWPDLADKTFINNLHTYYGTKPYEARLRD; from the coding sequence ATGAACTACGAAACTCGCGACACTTATGGCATGTATAAAAATACCTATGACAATGGCCCCGGGCCACGTTTAATGGGTGCGGACACCTTGATAGGTAATGATGTGTGCAATCTTGCCGAAGAAGATATTGGTGACATTAAAGAAATCATGCTGGATGTGGGCACAGGTAATATTGAATACGCCGTGTTATCTTTTGGTTCGTTTCTGGGTATGGGCGAAAAACTATTTGCGGTGCCCTGGAGCGCATTAAAACTCGACACTGAAAACAAACGTTTCTTGCTCGACATTGACAAAGAGCGCCTGCAGAATGCCCCTGGGTTTGATAAAGACAACTGGCCGGATTTGGCCGATAAAACATTCATTAACAATCTGCATACTTATTACGGCACCAAACCTTATGAGGCTCGCTTGCGCGATTAA
- a CDS encoding YqjD family protein: protein MSTLPDSSKSQLNNGKEKIPERYQDIVDEFKTCIDDLENLVKHAASLTGDELAQARVMINQRINRAKKFIASASETALQQANKAATSTNEYVHEKPWTVIGTSAVVSFVLGVLLAHHDQKSTR, encoded by the coding sequence ATGTCTACACTACCTGATAGTTCAAAATCTCAACTCAACAACGGCAAAGAAAAAATACCTGAAAGGTACCAAGATATTGTCGATGAATTTAAAACATGTATCGATGATTTGGAAAATCTGGTTAAACACGCCGCGTCGCTAACGGGCGATGAGCTAGCGCAAGCAAGAGTCATGATTAACCAAAGAATTAATCGCGCTAAAAAATTCATTGCTAGCGCCAGCGAAACCGCGCTCCAACAAGCCAATAAAGCGGCGACCAGCACCAACGAATATGTACACGAGAAACCCTGGACTGTCATAGGTACGAGTGCGGTAGTCAGTTTTGTACTTGGAGTTTTGCTCGCGCACCACGATCAAAAATCCACCAGATAA
- a CDS encoding DUF2934 domain-containing protein, whose translation MNTHEQRIREFAHQIWESEGCPIGHEYRHWEMACKLAEAQKNTFPEEQTTSEIKSVIAPDEPFDPNPRPEIEPAPPKPEQPAKPNVPVDPISPTEPPPHISPTPPPQPIHPTDPVQPGNPDQPIQPYGRMQQQENKSIRR comes from the coding sequence ATGAACACACATGAACAACGAATCCGCGAATTTGCCCACCAAATTTGGGAGTCCGAAGGCTGCCCTATTGGTCACGAGTATCGTCATTGGGAAATGGCATGCAAACTGGCCGAAGCCCAAAAAAATACGTTTCCGGAAGAACAAACCACCAGCGAGATAAAAAGTGTAATTGCCCCGGACGAACCGTTTGACCCCAACCCAAGACCGGAAATTGAGCCCGCACCACCCAAACCTGAGCAACCCGCGAAACCCAACGTCCCCGTGGACCCTATATCACCGACCGAACCGCCACCGCATATATCACCCACCCCGCCGCCTCAACCCATCCACCCCACTGACCCGGTGCAGCCCGGCAACCCCGATCAGCCGATACAACCTTACGGGCGCATGCAGCAGCAAGAAAATAAATCCATACGACGTTAA
- a CDS encoding termination factor Rho, translating into MAIGSKEKYTEKQKRKAKHIEDSYEEKGFSPKKAEEIAWATVNKQSGGGELAGSGTTTSAKEKEAARKDSAKNAAETKQAKAEPNALETQTVAQLRTKARKENISGRSFMNKAELIQALRRH; encoded by the coding sequence ATGGCTATCGGTAGCAAGGAAAAATATACAGAAAAACAAAAACGAAAAGCCAAACACATCGAAGACAGTTATGAAGAAAAAGGCTTTTCCCCTAAAAAAGCGGAAGAAATTGCCTGGGCTACGGTAAACAAGCAATCAGGCGGTGGCGAACTGGCAGGCTCGGGCACGACGACATCCGCAAAAGAAAAAGAAGCCGCACGTAAAGATTCAGCGAAAAACGCCGCTGAAACCAAACAAGCAAAAGCAGAGCCCAATGCACTGGAAACACAAACAGTTGCTCAACTGCGTACAAAAGCCCGCAAAGAAAACATTAGTGGCCGGTCATTCATGAACAAAGCAGAACTTATACAAGCGCTGCGACGACATTAA